In the Primulina eburnea isolate SZY01 chromosome 15, ASM2296580v1, whole genome shotgun sequence genome, CAGTGTATCGTGCCATTATACAAGAGTTCATGACCTGGTAAGTAACTAAGATTAGGCAGTTTTACACCATGAATTTGCTTCCACGAGTCGGAGGCTGAATTGTATAAGTCAATCCTTAAACTATTCATCTTCGGACGGTGCCAGAATTCTGCTTGCTTTGGCACCTCATGTCTCATATCCGATATCTGGATAACCTTGTAAGCACCAGTAATTGGGTCAAACCCAAATCCATATTGGAAAGGAAAGGGGATATAACCCTCAGGAAATCCCGGAGGGGGAAGCAGCTTGAATTCTCGCAATGCCGGATTGCACAAGAAAACAGTTTTTTCAAAAGTAATGCAAACAATCCCATTGCAGGGGCCATGAATCGGGATGTTTGAGTGCCGATGCCAAGGGATATTCAAACTATTCAGAATCGAAATCGACAGATTGGGTGAGACCAAATCTTCTGGTTCGGGGAACTCCTGATCGTGAGAAGAGAAAGTTTCACCTCCTCCACTTTGTGGTGGCAAATTTTGAATCATCATATGCAGATGACCGTAGAAATCATCCGAAATCGGAATCGATAGGTCGGAAAAGGAGAACTCCTCACCATCTCCATTTTGTGGTGACGAGTATTGTTTGACAAGCAGCACCCTCTCTTTTCCGTTACGTTTTTGATGTCCCTGGATGAATACAGGATCCCTGATCAAATCACACCAAGTTTTGGAAACACACTTGAATTTTATTATGGATTTCACCGGGAGACGTATTAACACTTCCATGAGCAAATCCTTCGATAGCTGTTCATCTGCCATTGTTAGTGATCCGAGAAGCTGTCTAGCTTTTTTTTTCCCGAGTTGATGTGCAGGAAGATTGTGTATCTATGGTATTTATTTGCATGATCGTCGAAGAACACTTTATTTTAGAGCTATATTTTAATTAGATAAAGCCCAAGGAGATAGATGAAAAGATTGGATAAGAGTCTATCGTTAATTTAAATTGATTTGAATAAATCTAAATGCCTGTAGATAGGAAAGGATCATGGGTAAAATCATGGAATAATGAAGGAAGAAAAAGAAGAGTATCGGTAGAAAAGGGAGAAAACAACTCAACGGCACAAACTCTtgcaaaattttcaattttcatctTCTAGGGTTTTCATGTTTTTAGtctattttcaaatattttatgtcTTTTCAATTCCAAATTTCAGCAAATTTTATTATAACttcaattttttataaattgCTAATGATTCgtgaatatataaataatagtGTTGGTagtttatttttgtaaatttcAACTTCATTTCGAtcgtatttaattgtttttttattgtATATTAACGATCATATCTGACGATCAAATTAAGGCTTCACAATCTTTTTACGTTTTTAGCACCTGACACATCTGCATTATATTTACTAATTCGTGCAAACAAATATATGTAaagataatatatttttcatagatTTGCATTGCATAACAGCATTTcacccaaataaaatcaaatctaagAGGGCaaactaaattgaaaaaaatttacTGGTGTGACTAAAAacagatttgatatgatttttctacTATAATGTGTCAAAACTGAATTCTCTAACTGTGGTGTGTAGAATATCTTATGTTATTCGAGGATATGACCTTTTTACATTTGAATTCTTGacttataattaaaattaaagttgtagatctatgtGTTGTTTTCGAAATGAGACTTGAATAGTTAAATTCCAGTAAAACTTGAGAAATTTATGCTCGATTTCTGAAACTGCTCAGTATGCTAGATTTTGTCTGCGAGTTTTTTAGTAGCTGATGTTCGTCTTAATTCTAAGATTAATATTCTAAGATTCTAAAAGTGGTTTCTTCTAGACCATCTTTCATTTTCAATTGACGGATATTGATTTGAGTCAGTATTGAGagagatatgaattttatgctATGAAGTGCCAAATCTGGAACTATAAGAGAATGTAGTTTTCGTGAtttctgtattttttttttgggcaTTAAATCATGTCAAGATGGTTGAATTCTTATTGATTTCTTTCGGTGGAAATGGGGTATTATTCTACTTATTGTTATGTGTTTTAGGCTGATGATCTTGAAGTAAAGTTGATAATTGAAATTGTCAAGTTGATATAGTTATGTTACAGTTCAGTAACATACAACAGTAACACATAAATTAGGTTTTAAACATAAATACGTGATGTTATTGTTGTTTACGTGCTTATGTGAATTATGTGTGTTGCTAAATGCCTCGTTGTTTTATATGATCATTATGTGGCATATTCTATGGCATTTAATATAAGGCATGATATTTTGACATTCGTGTTGAGCCATGTCGTTCTTGTTATCCcgttattgatattcattgttatctagcATTGTTATCATGGTGTGGCTGATAGGCCTATATACATCGATACATATGAAATTGTAGATATGATTGAACAATCCCGTGGTTAGTGTAGCCTTTTGAGGTGAGTGCAGGGATTGTCTCATCTAGTTGTTTCGTGCCATCCG is a window encoding:
- the LOC140814377 gene encoding F-box/kelch-repeat protein At3g06240-like, whose protein sequence is MADEQLSKDLLMEVLIRLPVKSIIKFKCVSKTWCDLIRDPVFIQGHQKRNGKERVLLVKQYSSPQNGDGEEFSFSDLSIPISDDFYGHLHMMIQNLPPQSGGGETFSSHDQEFPEPEDLVSPNLSISILNSLNIPWHRHSNIPIHGPCNGIVCITFEKTVFLCNPALREFKLLPPPGFPEGYIPFPFQYGFGFDPITGAYKVIQISDMRHEVPKQAEFWHRPKMNSLRIDLYNSASDSWKQIHGVKLPNLSYLPGHELLYNGTIHWAIIAADSFPCILCFDVSTETFRQLEFHDNFGPSERDLRLMEFNERLAVVRYSPDQWIEPRKIEIWVMTEYGEKGSWTKQFVIPPYCDICPFTFLKNELVLVESGNGRSASCELHGNQFKGFQFYGAHRSMTAVFYNESLISLNEITGSDRRDE